The DNA segment GTTTTTTTCTGAGTTCCCTTTCTTCCTTCCTGGTAAGCGGCACTTCGAGGGCAGGTTGTTTAACAGGCTCAGGTGTTTTCTTTTCTTCAGTTTTTTGGACTACAGGCTCGTTTTGAACAGGTTTCGGCTCTTCTGTTGCGGGCACTTCAAAATTGGTCGAGTCTACCTCCAGACTGTCGTTGGATGTGGTATCCACCTCATATCTTGGCGTAGGGCAATTGATTTCCCTGGTAATTTTAACAGTAGCTTTAGGGAAAGGACCCATGGTATAGCCCGTACTTGGATCTTTATATACCTTTTCCATAAATTTGGCAAAGATGGGAAGGGCAGTTCTGGAGCCTTCACCCGTTTCGCCGTTTTTAAAGTGTGCGGTACGTTCATCGCAACCTACCCAAACGCCGGTTACCAGATCTTTGGTGATGCCCATGTACCAGGCGTCCACATAATCGCTTGATGTACCAGTTTTGCCACCTATCTGATTGTTTTTCTTCCAAAGGTCCCATTCCCAGAGGGCTTGCGAAGTACCACCGGGCTCATCCATACCACCCCTGAACATGTAGAGCATGAGCCAGGATATTTCTTCGGTAAGGACCCTTTTTGTTTTGGCTTTAAACTCTTCTATCAGGTTGTCGTCCAGGTCGGTTATCTTTTCCACAAGGATCGGGTCTGTTTTTAGTCCTCCGTTTAAAAAAGTACCGTAAGCTTTTACCATTTCAAAAACAGATACGTCGTTGGGGCCCAGACTTACGGAAGGAACAGATTCGAGGTGACTGTCGATGCCGCATTCATGTGCCCATTTGACCACATTGTCCCAGCCCACTTTTTCGGTAACCTGGGCGGTGATGGTATTGACAGATTTGGCCATGGCCCAGCGGAGCGACATTTCTCGGTAGCTATTGCTCCAGTCGGCATTTTTAGGTTCCCAGTATTCAGTTTTTCCGTTTTCCTGGTAGGCAATCCTTACCGGTTTGTCGGTAAACTTATCGCAGGGGCTCATCCCGCTTTCCAGTGCAGCCAGATAGGCAAAAGGTTTAAAGGTAGAGCCTGCCTGCCTTTTGGCCTGGTTAACGTGGTCGTACTTAAAATACTTGTGGTCGAGACCACCAACCCATACCCTGATCTTGCCATTAAAAGGATCCAGGGTCATCATGCCGGTATTCATGATTTTGCCATAATAACGGATAGAATCCATGGTAGAGAATAAGGTGTCGCGATCGCCTTTCCAGGTAAAGATCTTCATCTTCTTCTTCCTGTTGAAATAAGCTGTTATGGAATCGGGGCTGTTTGGATATTTTTTTTCCAGTAATTTAAAGATATGGAGGTTGCGCATGGCGCGATCCGGGTAGTCGACTTTTTTCCCTTCAGAATCTTCCCATGGATCCTGATTTCCCCAGACGCTGTAAAACCTGCGTTGTATGATTTTCATTTGATCGGCAACAGCTTCTTCTGCATATTTCTGAAGTTTTGAATCTATGGTGGTGTAAATTTTCAATCCGTCTTCATACAGATCATAACCATTGTCCTTGCACCATTTTTCCAGGTACTTGTCTACCGCCGCCCTTAAATAAGAGTCGCCGTCACTTCCTTCATCAATCCGGCCTTCTTTGAGTTTTATGGGGGTATTTTTATAGGTAGCCAGGTCAGCAGCAGAAATATAGTTGTATTTGTTCATCTGCGCCAGTGCTACGTTGCGGCGTTCCAGTGCTTTTTGAGGGTTTCTTATGGGGTTATAGGTGGTTGTTCCTTTGAGCATACCCACCAATAGGGCCGATTCCGGCACTTCAAGTGCACTGGCCTCCTTATCAAAATAGATGCGGGATGCAGTTTTAATGCCATAGGCATTATTTCCAAAAGATACCGTATTGAGGTACATGGTAATGATGTCGTTTTTGGAGTAGTTGGACTCCAGTTTTACGGCTGTAAGCCATTCCTTGAGTTTTGCCACAAGCGTGCGGAGCAGGGGAACATGGCTTAACAGGCCTTGTGACTTATTGTAACGTGTTCTGTAGAGGTTTTTTGCCAGCTGCTGGGTAATGGTGCTGGCCCCGCGTTTATCGCCTGTTGCGGTAGAGATGCCGCTGGAAAGGAGAGAACGGAAATCAATACCCATGTGTTTATAGAAACGGACGTCTTCGGTGGCTACCAATGCATTGATAACGCTGGGCGATATTTCATTAAAGCTAACCGGGGTGCGGTTTTCTTTATAATAACGGCCAATCAATTTTCCATCGGAAGTGTAGAGTTCTGAGCCCACTCTGAGGGTTGGGGTCTTAATGTCCTCATAAGAAGGGGAATAACCGAATAACCATAAGAAATTGAGCTGCAGGGCACAAAAGAAGGTGATGATACAAAAAAGGAATATGCTTGAATAACGAATGTACTTATTGCGAATTTCTTTAAACATGGGGTAAATATCAAAAAATCGTAAAACAGTTTGTGTTAAATAGTGTTAAAATTTACAATACAAATTAACAGATTTAATTTACTTAAATTTTAGTGTAAATTCATAAAGGTTTATCATTAGCGATAAAAACAACAATATATTTATGAAAAAAGAATTAGAACAGTTTTTGGCCAGGCCAGGCAAGAAAGTTTCACTCGCTCATTTTCCAACTTCCTATGGAGGCGAAAAAGATAAAGAAGAGGGAGTAAAAGAACTGGAAGAGATCAAAACTGCTTTAAGCAGTTTTCAGGAAACCCTTTACGCAGCAGATTCACGGTCTGTACTTATTCTGTTCCAGGCTATGGATGCCGCCGGAAAAGACAGTGCTATACAGCATGTTATGTCGGGTTTAAACCCACAGGGCTGCCAGGTATACAGTTTTAAGACCCCTACATCGGAAGAATACGACCACGACTTTTTATGGAGGCATTATAAAGCATTGCCGGAACGGGGCCGGATAGGGATCCATAACCGTTCACATTATGAAAATGTACTGGTTTGTAAAGTGCATCCGGAATACATACTCAATGAAAAAATACCGGGTTATACTCAGGTTAAGAAGATTGATAAGGATTTTTGGCAGCGGCGGTATGAGAGTATACGGAACTTTGAAAAACACCTGACGGACAACGGGACGGTTATCGTAAAAATATTTCTGCATGTTTCTAAGGAAGAGCAGAAACAGCGTTTTCTGGACAGGATCAACGATCCTGCAAAAAACTGGAAGTTTTCTTCAGGTGACATTAAAGAACGGGCTTTATGGAAGGATTACATGAAAGCCTATGAAGAAGCCATTGAGGCCACTTCTACGGACGCCGCGCCCTGGTACATTCTTCCGGCAGATAAGAAATGGTATAGCAGGCTGGCCATCAGCCATATCCTGGCCGAAACCTTTAAAAAGATGGACCTTAAATTTCCGGTACTGGCCAAAGCAGAAGCCGATCAGCTGGACCTGATCAAACAGCAGCTGCTTGAGCAAAAGTAGGTTGCTGAAGTTTATTTTTTGTTTTTCCTTTCCAATTCGTAGCTGTAAATGGTTTGGCCCAGCGCTTTCATAAAAGGAAAGCATACGGTGTCGTATTCGTATTTTCCATCATTATAGATGCCATCTTCGTTGGATTGGACCACTGCCGTTAAAAAGAATTCGATGTTGTTTTTATCGTCTTTAAAATAAGCATTGTCGATGATAAAGCCATAAGAATCGCCGTACTTGTTAAATATTTTCAGGTCGGGGTTAATGACGGCATTCTTTTCGCGCCCGTAATACAGCATTTTGGCATAAGTTGGCCAGAATTCTGTTGGGTCATAAGCAGGATAATCGCTTTCTGTAGGGAGCTTGCTCATATAAGTATAGATCAGCTGATAATCTGCAGGGCGAAGGTTAAACCTTTTTGAGGCTGGAAATGCTTCGGGATGGATGAGCTTTTTCATCAGTGCCTGCTGATCGGAGATGCTAAATGCATTTTTGTTGGCCAGGTTAAAGGGTTTGTTTACCAGTTTCTCTGCGCTGTCGATATAACCGATACCCATTACCGTATGGGTTAAAGTAAGGGGGTATTCTTTCGGGTCGTATTGTGCAGACTGGGTGTATACCAGTTCCTTGCCGTTATAAAATTTTATCGGGTTGGTATGTTTGGCCGACTCGCCGGCATCGCCTATGGCCAGTCGGTTCAGGATACGGCTGGTCTGATAACCATATTTCTGTAGTTTGCTGTTGATTTCGGCACGTCCAATAAACTCAAACAGGCGGTTAAAAGCATCGTTGTCGCTGGTCAGCAATATTTTTTTGATGTAGTGCTCAACAGAGGGCAATCCGTTTTTAGCGGTTTTATCGGTCGTTACTTTGGTTTGGCCGGCCCAGGCACTATCCGTAATCATGCTGCTTTGCGCAGTAAGGCCTTTTATTTTAAGTTCATTTATTTTTTCAAGTGCAAAAATAACAGCGGCCAGCTTTACGGTGCTGGCAGGGTAGAAGTAGCGGTGGTCGTTTAAATTGTAACTAAAGGATTTGAAGCTGATCTTGTTTGCCGCATTGTGGTTTACCTGGGTATACAATACCTGTACCTGATTTTTTTGAGGATGGTTTAAAACACCTGAAAAGCGTTCAGGGTTTTGTCGCATCAGTTTTTCAATAAGTAAGGTGTCGGTTTTTTGGGCCATGGTATGGAAGCTGATGAGCAGCAATAAGGGGAGAATGATCCTGTTCATTATTTGATAGGTTAATGCTGATAAATATAAGTATTAAAAAAATATATAAAAGCCTGATGTTGGTGATGGCCGGATAATTAATTACATTTGCATCGCTTTTGGTTCCCGGTTATGTTGACCGGGATTAAAAGGGAATACGGTGTGATTCCGTAACTGTCCCGCAGCTGTAAGCTCTGTAACGGTGTTCAAATCGAAGCCACTTTTTATCCAGTAAGGAAGGATGATTGGGAAGGCAGAACATCCGGGAGTAAGTCAGAAGACCTGCCATAAGTGGTAATATTTCATAGCTTTCGGGGATTGAAGCTTGGAGTGAGTGCTTGTTTATTGTATTTCATTTCCTTGATCTAACTGTTTGCTGTGGGTAAAAACTCACATCAAAATGATAAGAAAATCAAGTGCCATACGTGGCATGAATTGTCGTTTCTCTGTTTTTTTTAAAGCTATACTTTGGCTGGGGATTTTTATGCCCCTTACTTTGTTTGCCCAGGAGGATGTGGTTAAGGCTAAAAAAGCCGATTCTATTGATAAGGTAAACCAACTTAAAGAAGTACAGATCAGAACCATAAAGATTGGCAGGAGGCAAACTTCATCTACACCTTTACAAATCCTTTCGGGCGAAGAGTTGCAACGCCTGAACAGTTTATCGGTAGCCGATGCCGTCAGGTATTTTTCGGGGGTACAGTTAAAAGATTATGGTGGCATTGGTGGCTTAAAAACCATCAATGTGCGCAGCATGGGTACCAACCATACTGCTGTTTTTTACGATGGGGTACAATTGGGCAATGCACAGAACGGGCAGGTCGACCTGGGAAAATTTTCATTAGACAACATAGCCGAAATTGAGCTGTATAACGGGCAAAAGAGTACCATATTTCAATCGGCAAAAGGCTTTGCTGCCGGAAGTTCATTGTATATAAACTCAACGCAGCCTGATTTTGAAGATGGGCGCAGTGATAAATGGAAAGCCACATTAAAAGGTGGTTCATTTGGCCTGATAGATCCTTCTGTGCTTTGGCAGCATAAAATCAGCGAAAGCATATACAGTTCCTTAAGTGCCGAATGGAAAAAAGCAAGTGGCCGTTACAAGTTCAGGGTAAGGAATTACGGTTATGATACCACAGCAGTAAGGGAAGATGGTGGGATTGAGACCATGCGGCTTGAGCTTGGACTGAACGGGGTATTGCCGGATAGCAGTCTGTGGACGGTTAAGTTGTATGGATACAATGACAAACAGGGCTTGCCAGGGGCCATAGTAAATAATGTATGGCGTTTTCCGCAGAGAATGTGGAACAGAAACTTTTTTGCGCAGTCGACCTTCAAAAAAGACCTGCACAAATATCATCTTTTGGCTGCTGTTAAATATGCTAACGATTATACCAAATATCTTGATCCGAACTATGTAAAAGATACTGGCTTTCTGACAAATATCTATAAACAGCAGGAGCTGTATTTTTCGCTGGCCAACCGTTACCAGCTCAGTTCATTCTGGGATATCGTTTTGTCGGGCGATTACCAATGGAACACTTTGGACGCCAATATGGATCGTTTTCCATATCCTACCAGGTATACGGGCCTGCTGGCCCTGGCTACCGAAATTCATTTGGACAGGTTAAATATTCAGGCCAATTTGCTGGGCACACTGGTTAATGATGAGGTAGAACGCTATTTTTCTGCGGGTAATAAAAGGGAACTTAAGCCCTCTGTAATGGTTTCCTGGCAGCCTTTCAGCTTAAAGGAATTTCGTTTACGCGGATTTTATAAGGATATATTCAGGATGCCTACTTTTAATGACCTGTATTATACCCTATTGGGGAACACTTTCCTGAAACCGGAATATGCAAAACAATACGATCTTGGATTTACCTATATCAGGTTGATTGACAATCATTTGCTGAACCAGATCAGTATACAGTCGGATGTATATTACAACAAGATCAGAAATAAGATTGTTGCAGTTCCAGGGGCCAATTTGTTTACCTGGAGCATGCAGAACCTGGGGTTGGTAGAGATCAGGGGCCTGGATGTGAATATACAGACCGGCTGGCGTATTGCCGATCAGCTGATGGTCAACACCGGTATTACCTATACCTATCAGAAGGCTTTGAACATGACAGATGTGAACCTGAACTATAAGAACCAGATCCCATATATTCCTGTACATAGTGGTTCCTTTACTGCTGGTGCCGACTGGAGAAACCTGGGTCTGAACTACAGTTATATCTATACGGGCGAGCGTTATGATCAAAGTGCCAATATTATTGAAAATTATGTTCAGCCCTGGTACACCCATGATATTGCCTTTCATTACCATAAAGATCTAAAACATGCCCGTGTTAAAGTATCGGTCGAGGTAAACAACCTTTTGAATCAAGATTATGAAGTGGTTACCAATTTTCCAATGCCGGGCCGGTCGTATCGTTTCACCTTATCTTATGCTTACTGACATGAAAAATATACAGCTAATTATGTGCCTGTGCAGCCTGGTGTTTGTGGCCTGCAGAAAGGACCTGCAGCCCTCTAAAGAAGAGACACAAATGCTGACACCCGATCCGGGCAGTGTAATGAAAGGGTTTTATGTGGTGAACGAGGGGAACATGAACATGAACAAGGCATCCCTCGATTATCTTAACCTGAGAGAAGGGATTTACCGCAAAAATATCTATGGTACGGCCAATCCTGAGGTGATTAAGGGGCTTGGTGATGTGGCCAATGATATCGGGGTATATGGGTCGAAGTTATACGTAGTGGTCAATGTTTCCAATAAAGTAGAAGTACTGGATGTGAAAACAGGTAAAAAGATCAGTCAGATCAATATGATCAATTGCCGTTACATCACTTTTCATAATGGTAAAGCTTATGTGAGCGCCTATTTGGGAAGGGTTGGTGACCCAAGTGCACCCAGGGGTATTGTTGCCAGGATAGACACACTGAGTTTGCAGGAAGAGAAAAGGGTGGAAGTGGGCCGGCAACCGGAAGAAATGGCCATTGTTGGAGAAAAATTGTATGTGGCCAATTCTGGGGGGTATAGTCCGCCCAACTATGAACGCACAGTGTCTGTATTGGACCTGAATACTTTTCAGGTGCTAAAAAATATAGATGTGGCGATCAATCTGCACCGTATTAAAGCTGATCAGTACGGCGACCTCTATGTGACCTCGAGGGGGGATTATTACGACATCCCCTCTAAGCTTTTTGTGATAGATACGCAGACAGATGCCATAAAAAAATCGTTTGACATTGGCATCAGCAACCTGGCGATTGATGGCGACCTGGCTTATTTTTATGGTACTGTATTCAGTTACCTGACTGGCAATAACACCATTACCTACGGAGTACTGAATGTAAAGGATGAGGTGCTGACGGATAAAAAATTTATTACAGACGGCACGGATAAAAAGATCATCATCCCTTATGGGATTGCAGTGAACCCTTTTACAAAAGATGTATATGTTACCGACGCCAAAGATTATGTTTCGCCGGGTATGCTGTATGGTTTCAATGCGGCCGGGAAAATGAAATGGTCTGTTAAAACAGGGGATATCCCCGCACACTTTGCATTTATTTATTAAATCATATATCGTTTAAAAATGACTTTCAACAAAAACAACACGCTGAGGAATTTAAAACCGGCATTCATCGCTCTTGCTGCTTTTCAACTGTGTTTAACCGCATGTAAAAAAAATGAACCTGAGGCCACAGTTTACGAGCCCAGACCGGTAACTTCTTCGAGTTCAAAATTTATCAGTAAAATATATGAATACCTGCCTGCCCCGGGACAGTTCATTAACGAAGGGCTGGGTACTCCTGAGGCTGCCGAAACACTGGTTGGAAAAGCAAACGAGGGCCTGGTTTCTTTAGGTGGTTATGGGGGTTACCTGATATTTGGTTTCGACCATTCTATAGCAAATGCTGAAGGCGCTGATATTGGTATTTATGGTAACCCTTTAACGGGGGTGAATATGGAATGGTCTGAGCCTGCCATTGTAATGGTGATGCAGGACCTGAACGGCAATGGTTTACCAGATGATGGCCCCTGGTTTGAGCTGGCCGGAAGTGAATACCATAAAACAGAGACCATAAAAAATTATAAGATCACTTATTATAACCCTAAAAATACAACTGATGACATCAGGTGGACAGATAACCAGGGTAAGGAAGGCTATGTTTTAAGAAATAATTTCCATCGAAAACAGTATTATCCTTTATGGATAAAGAACCAGGAGGAACTGAGCTTTACGGGCACGCTTTTAAAGAATACGCTGAATGATGGAAGTATCATTACCAATAAACCCTTTGAATGGGGCTATGCCGACAATGGATCGGAAGATTTTAAAACATTGATGGCAAGTAAAGGCTCGGCGTACAATTCCTTAGATATTTCCTGGGCTGTGGATGATAAGGGTAAAAAGGTACAGCTGTCGCATATTGATTTTGTGAAGGTATATACCGGACAGAATTCGAACGGGAATCCTTATGACCCCGACAGGACCAATCCTAGAGCGAGGTTCCTTGGAGAAATTTCTTCCGAAATAGGCGGTGCAATTGACTTGAGTTTACATTTAAAAAAATGAGAATGAAATTAATATATAAAACAAACATGATGAACAACTTTAACTTTAAAAAACAGGCGCTGGTTATACTATCGGCCTTCGTTTTGGTATTGGGCGCCTGTAAAAAGGATAAATTGCCGCCAATTGACCCTCAGCCAAGTGCTACAACCGGAGTGTATGTGTTGTGTGAAACCGGTTATGGAAAAATAGGAACAATTACCTATTATGAAGTAAATACCGGCGCTGCTATACAGGATTACTATAAAAAACAGAATGGCATTGATCTGGGTGTGAACACAAGCGACCTGAAACAATACGGCAGTAAAATGTATGCCGTAGTTACCGGTACGGATAAAGCCAGTAAGGATTCATATATAGATGTAATGAGTATAGCGACAGGTAAGTCGTTAAAAAGAATTCCTTTTTCGGATGCGACTTCAGGCTTTTTACCACGTTATATTGCGTTTTACAAGAACAAAGCTTATGTATCTGGTTACGACGGTTATGTTACCAGGATAGATACAGCGGGTTTAACTGTTGAATCGAGACTTCAGGTAGGCGGGGCGCTGGAGCAGCTGACAATTGTAAATGGTAAACTGTATGTTACAAACTCAGCCCATTTTATGTATGCAACCAGCAATAACTCATCAGTATCTGTTGTAGACCTGAATAACTTTAACAAGTTAAAAGACATTCCGGTAGGCTTTAATCCTACTAAAATTT comes from the Pedobacter heparinus DSM 2366 genome and includes:
- a CDS encoding YncE family protein codes for the protein MKLIYKTNMMNNFNFKKQALVILSAFVLVLGACKKDKLPPIDPQPSATTGVYVLCETGYGKIGTITYYEVNTGAAIQDYYKKQNGIDLGVNTSDLKQYGSKMYAVVTGTDKASKDSYIDVMSIATGKSLKRIPFSDATSGFLPRYIAFYKNKAYVSGYDGYVTRIDTAGLTVESRLQVGGALEQLTIVNGKLYVTNSAHFMYATSNNSSVSVVDLNNFNKLKDIPVGFNPTKISATGSGELFVVTRGNYGNISPSLDKLSSVSDTKTGTEALDVEYLNITGNKGFVIGPYGNEFLKNINVSSGVLGTDFVTDATPVILPYAVTVNPLSNDIFVSDANGYALVGKTFCFGADGKKKFEFATGGSPQSAVFKYSYK
- a CDS encoding TonB-dependent receptor; translation: MIRKSSAIRGMNCRFSVFFKAILWLGIFMPLTLFAQEDVVKAKKADSIDKVNQLKEVQIRTIKIGRRQTSSTPLQILSGEELQRLNSLSVADAVRYFSGVQLKDYGGIGGLKTINVRSMGTNHTAVFYDGVQLGNAQNGQVDLGKFSLDNIAEIELYNGQKSTIFQSAKGFAAGSSLYINSTQPDFEDGRSDKWKATLKGGSFGLIDPSVLWQHKISESIYSSLSAEWKKASGRYKFRVRNYGYDTTAVREDGGIETMRLELGLNGVLPDSSLWTVKLYGYNDKQGLPGAIVNNVWRFPQRMWNRNFFAQSTFKKDLHKYHLLAAVKYANDYTKYLDPNYVKDTGFLTNIYKQQELYFSLANRYQLSSFWDIVLSGDYQWNTLDANMDRFPYPTRYTGLLALATEIHLDRLNIQANLLGTLVNDEVERYFSAGNKRELKPSVMVSWQPFSLKEFRLRGFYKDIFRMPTFNDLYYTLLGNTFLKPEYAKQYDLGFTYIRLIDNHLLNQISIQSDVYYNKIRNKIVAVPGANLFTWSMQNLGLVEIRGLDVNIQTGWRIADQLMVNTGITYTYQKALNMTDVNLNYKNQIPYIPVHSGSFTAGADWRNLGLNYSYIYTGERYDQSANIIENYVQPWYTHDIAFHYHKDLKHARVKVSVEVNNLLNQDYEVVTNFPMPGRSYRFTLSYAY
- a CDS encoding polyphosphate kinase 2 family protein, whose product is MKKELEQFLARPGKKVSLAHFPTSYGGEKDKEEGVKELEEIKTALSSFQETLYAADSRSVLILFQAMDAAGKDSAIQHVMSGLNPQGCQVYSFKTPTSEEYDHDFLWRHYKALPERGRIGIHNRSHYENVLVCKVHPEYILNEKIPGYTQVKKIDKDFWQRRYESIRNFEKHLTDNGTVIVKIFLHVSKEEQKQRFLDRINDPAKNWKFSSGDIKERALWKDYMKAYEEAIEATSTDAAPWYILPADKKWYSRLAISHILAETFKKMDLKFPVLAKAEADQLDLIKQQLLEQK
- a CDS encoding YncE family protein is translated as MKNIQLIMCLCSLVFVACRKDLQPSKEETQMLTPDPGSVMKGFYVVNEGNMNMNKASLDYLNLREGIYRKNIYGTANPEVIKGLGDVANDIGVYGSKLYVVVNVSNKVEVLDVKTGKKISQINMINCRYITFHNGKAYVSAYLGRVGDPSAPRGIVARIDTLSLQEEKRVEVGRQPEEMAIVGEKLYVANSGGYSPPNYERTVSVLDLNTFQVLKNIDVAINLHRIKADQYGDLYVTSRGDYYDIPSKLFVIDTQTDAIKKSFDIGISNLAIDGDLAYFYGTVFSYLTGNNTITYGVLNVKDEVLTDKKFITDGTDKKIIIPYGIAVNPFTKDVYVTDAKDYVSPGMLYGFNAAGKMKWSVKTGDIPAHFAFIY
- a CDS encoding serine hydrolase, translated to MNRIILPLLLLISFHTMAQKTDTLLIEKLMRQNPERFSGVLNHPQKNQVQVLYTQVNHNAANKISFKSFSYNLNDHRYFYPASTVKLAAVIFALEKINELKIKGLTAQSSMITDSAWAGQTKVTTDKTAKNGLPSVEHYIKKILLTSDNDAFNRLFEFIGRAEINSKLQKYGYQTSRILNRLAIGDAGESAKHTNPIKFYNGKELVYTQSAQYDPKEYPLTLTHTVMGIGYIDSAEKLVNKPFNLANKNAFSISDQQALMKKLIHPEAFPASKRFNLRPADYQLIYTYMSKLPTESDYPAYDPTEFWPTYAKMLYYGREKNAVINPDLKIFNKYGDSYGFIIDNAYFKDDKNNIEFFLTAVVQSNEDGIYNDGKYEYDTVCFPFMKALGQTIYSYELERKNKK
- a CDS encoding transglycosylase domain-containing protein; the encoded protein is MFKEIRNKYIRYSSIFLFCIITFFCALQLNFLWLFGYSPSYEDIKTPTLRVGSELYTSDGKLIGRYYKENRTPVSFNEISPSVINALVATEDVRFYKHMGIDFRSLLSSGISTATGDKRGASTITQQLAKNLYRTRYNKSQGLLSHVPLLRTLVAKLKEWLTAVKLESNYSKNDIITMYLNTVSFGNNAYGIKTASRIYFDKEASALEVPESALLVGMLKGTTTYNPIRNPQKALERRNVALAQMNKYNYISAADLATYKNTPIKLKEGRIDEGSDGDSYLRAAVDKYLEKWCKDNGYDLYEDGLKIYTTIDSKLQKYAEEAVADQMKIIQRRFYSVWGNQDPWEDSEGKKVDYPDRAMRNLHIFKLLEKKYPNSPDSITAYFNRKKKMKIFTWKGDRDTLFSTMDSIRYYGKIMNTGMMTLDPFNGKIRVWVGGLDHKYFKYDHVNQAKRQAGSTFKPFAYLAALESGMSPCDKFTDKPVRIAYQENGKTEYWEPKNADWSNSYREMSLRWAMAKSVNTITAQVTEKVGWDNVVKWAHECGIDSHLESVPSVSLGPNDVSVFEMVKAYGTFLNGGLKTDPILVEKITDLDDNLIEEFKAKTKRVLTEEISWLMLYMFRGGMDEPGGTSQALWEWDLWKKNNQIGGKTGTSSDYVDAWYMGITKDLVTGVWVGCDERTAHFKNGETGEGSRTALPIFAKFMEKVYKDPSTGYTMGPFPKATVKITREINCPTPRYEVDTTSNDSLEVDSTNFEVPATEEPKPVQNEPVVQKTEEKKTPEPVKQPALEVPLTRKEERELRKKQRQEEREKKKNGNQ